Proteins co-encoded in one Waddlia chondrophila WSU 86-1044 genomic window:
- a CDS encoding PhzF family phenazine biosynthesis protein produces MKKLTIYQTDAFTNTMFGGNPTATVIDASGMNDKEMKHLANELKHSETGYILPSETADFKLRYFTPTGDEIRFCGHATIGAMSAMEQDGWVKHGEKKKFRAETNAGVINLEIDCTAGKPSFNFESPEVNLEPFTVSLEPLDFPDVIASPMIETGNRYLYLAFKDLETLGGLRPNMDEVKQYCLEHEIVMICALTPFAIDPKNHVHARAFGPAVGVNEDPFTGSMQGGLFGYCRETGLINPSLTSIYTEQGHFLGRPGYVKIDYDDNIYRLYAEATPVFKTEMQM; encoded by the coding sequence ATGAAAAAATTAACAATTTATCAGACAGACGCTTTTACAAATACGATGTTTGGAGGAAATCCTACGGCAACAGTGATTGATGCTAGTGGAATGAACGATAAAGAGATGAAACATTTGGCAAACGAGCTGAAACATTCTGAAACAGGATATATCCTCCCCAGTGAAACCGCGGACTTTAAGCTTCGTTATTTCACACCCACAGGCGATGAAATCCGTTTTTGCGGACATGCAACTATTGGAGCAATGTCTGCGATGGAGCAAGATGGTTGGGTGAAGCACGGGGAAAAAAAGAAATTTCGTGCGGAGACAAACGCTGGAGTCATTAATTTGGAGATTGATTGCACTGCCGGCAAACCTAGCTTCAACTTTGAATCGCCGGAGGTCAACTTGGAACCGTTCACCGTATCTCTTGAACCTCTGGACTTTCCCGATGTAATCGCTTCCCCGATGATCGAAACAGGCAATCGTTATCTATATCTTGCTTTCAAAGATTTAGAGACCCTTGGGGGGTTGCGCCCCAATATGGATGAGGTGAAGCAATATTGCTTAGAGCATGAGATTGTCATGATCTGTGCATTGACCCCTTTTGCCATTGATCCTAAAAACCATGTTCATGCACGGGCATTTGGACCTGCTGTCGGCGTAAACGAAGATCCATTTACAGGATCGATGCAGGGAGGACTTTTCGGTTACTGTCGAGAAACCGGACTGATTAATCCCTCCTTGACCTCGATTTACACTGAGCAGGGGCATTTTTTAGGGCGTCCGGGGTATGTCAAAATAGACTATGACGATAATATTTATCGCTTATATGCGGAAGCAACTCCTGTATTTAAGACAGAAATGCAGATGTAA